CCAGAAGAGTGGTGATTGTGTGGCAGACCCGAATGCCATGATTCGCAAGCTTGTTCCGGAACAGGACAACCGTAAGACTTCAGACAAGTTCTTCCTGAATCTCGCTTTCCGCTTGCCGTTCTTCGACAGCAATAAGGATGCGTCGCTCCGCGAACAGGTCGAAAAGCTTGATGCTGAAAGCAAGTACTTGGACGAAGTCCGCGAAGTGAACCAGAAGGTCGCCCGCCTCACCGAAGAAGTCCTTACGCTTATCGACCAGTGGAAGGTCTTGAAGGACTATGCCGAACAAGTGAACGCCAGTGGCTTTATGGAACAGTTTGCGCACAAGGCTGGTTCCGACCCGCTCCTGCTCCTCCGCGCCCGCGAAAGCGCTCTCGAAAGCGACTTGAAGGCTGCAAAACTTGAATACGATATCTTCGTTCGATATTTGGCTTTGCTGGATTACTCCGGCGCGCTTGCCCGTGAGGATGTCGTGAACCATCTTCGTGAAGGAATCAGGTAGTTTATGGCTGAAGCCCGTGGATTTAGTCTTCTTGAACGCTTCGAACTGAAGTACCATATCCCCGTCGAATGGGCGGACCGGATTGGTGCGTTCTTGGCGCCGTACTGCGAAGAAGACTACTATTCCAAGATTACTCCGGGTGGATTCTACTGGATTACGAACCTTTACCTGGACTCTCCGACGTGGACGTTCCTTGGCTGGAAAAAGAAACAGCTCCTGGACCGTTTCAACATGCGTATCCGCACGTATGGCGAACACCCGGCCCAAGATGGTACGTTCCACTTCGAGTGCAAACGCAAGATTCGCAACATCTGCTACAAGAGCCGTGCGACGATCAAGGGAATCAACCCTGGTGAAGTCTGGCACATGAAGCCCGAAGAATGGCCATGCAAGGGCGAAAAAGACCGCATGTACCTCAAGGACTTTTTGTACAAGACGGAACTCCATAACGCCCATCCGCGACTCCTCACGCAGTACAAACGCCGCGCCTGGTTCGGGCTCCGTGAAGAGTATTCCCGCGTGACGATTGACACGGGCATGCGCTTCCGCGAAGAGAACGGCTTTGACTATACCGTGGATCCGCACTACATGCACTCCACGGGACTCCCGCGATTCTTCCAGCCGGGTGCCGATGCTGTGCTCGAACTCAAGTGCCCGGCCGCACAGATGCCGTACTGGATGTTCGACTTGATTCGTGCATTGAATTTAAAGCATGGAGCATTTTCCAAGTTCGGAAATGCCGCTGCGGAATGGAAAAGGGTTTACGAAAATCCGCGTCGATTCAAGAGTCCGTACTGGACTTCTCTCGCCGGAAATTTCTAACATAGGTTTAAACAATTAAATAAGGAAGGCGCTCATGAATACTAAAAAATGGCTTGCCGTTGGCACTTGTGCTTCTATGCTCGGCATGTTTTCAGCCTGCTCCGATGAAAAAAAGAATCCCGTCATTCCGGATGATCCGGAATCGAGCAGCTCTGCGGAAGTAGTTCCGAATAGCAGTGGCGAAGTCAATCCGAATTCTTCTTCGGTAACAACGGCTTCTTCGTCGTCTGTAACAAATTTGATGTCTTCCAGTTCGAATCCCGAGGATACTATCCTGGATTCGAATGCTACCTATATGGGCGTTTCCGAAATCATGTACAATGCGCCAGGTGGCTCTGTATTGGAGTGGGTTGAAGTCTACATCAAGAACGGCCCGGATCTGACCAACATGCAGTTGAGCAATGTTCGTCTGGATGGTGCCGTCTCGTTCGCTTTCCCGGCTGAATCTTTGAAGAAAGACGAATATGTTATCGTCACTAATGATGTGGCTTTGTTCAAGCAGACTTATCCGAGCTTGCCTGCCGGCTGCCGCGTGTTTGGCCCGTGGGGTAAGGATCCCAAGACCAACGCCGTTGCAAAACTTGTGAACGAAGGTGATGTCGTTGATGTCAAGGTTAGGGGCGAAGGTGACGTGAGCGCTGCCTTTAGTAGTAATCCGCCTTGGCCAAGCCTTGCAGATGGCAAGGGTCGTACGCTTGTCTATAAAGGCTCGGGCAACGAAGCTGATCCGACTTCCTGGGGCGCAAGCGCTGTTGAAAACGGTAATCCGTGTGTCGGTGGTGACAAGGTTATCGATGGTTCGACCGTTCGCCTGAATGAAATCAAGCCGTATGACATTAATGCTACAGAAAATAAGGACGGCTGGATAGAACTTTACAACATTGGCTCTGCTCCTGTCGATGTTGCCGGTTGGGAACTTGAATCCAAGCTGAAAGGCAAGAAGTGGACAATCGGTGGTGCAAATACGGTTGTTCCTGCCAATGGCTACTTGCTCCTCGAAGCGAGTGCGACCGTGTTTGGCGAAGGTCTTTTCCTGAGCGACAATGGCGATGACATTTATCTGTACGAAGCCGCAGCCGGTGTCCGCACGGGTAAGGAATCGAGCTTGCTAATTTCTGCGGGTAAGCAGTCTAGCGGTGTTGTTGAAGTTGCTGGCTCTGTTGCTCAGGGCGCTATGGCCACTGAAACGCCGGGTGCTGCAAACTCCGCACTCAAGGCTGGCCCGATTTTCATCAGCGAAATTCATTATCACGAAAATGAACAGGACCTCAAGGATCTGGAATTCCTGGAACTTGTGAACAAGGGTGCTACTGACGTTGCCTTGGTTGAAAGCGTCAATAATACTCCGCAGGGCTGGAAGATTGAAGGCATCAATATGGAATTTGTTTCGGGCGATGTCATTCCTGCCGGTGGCAAGATGGTCCTGTTCGATGATTCCCTGAAGGCTTATGAAGCACAGCTTCGCGATCGTTATTCCATCGATGCTGCTGTTCCTATTCGCTTCTATGCGGGTAAGCTCTCGAACCGCGGTGAAACGGTCGCTGTCAAGAAACCGTATTCTTACGTGACGAAATCCGATGGTACAAAGCAGTGGTATTATGAACTTTCCGATGCGACACTTTATAGTGACCGCTGGCCGAACATGTATGCTGCCGATGGTAAGGGCATGAGCCTCAACCGCAAGGACTTCACCACGATGGGCTACGGTTATACTGCTTGGGAAGTTAAAGCTCCGACTCCGGGCAAATAAACTAGACTGAAAAGTCCCGAAAACGGCCTTTTTTGAATTTTAAGCCAAAAGTTCCGACATTTTGTCGGAACTTTTTTTATTACTTGAGTGGATTGCGCCGTTTTGGAATTGCTGCTGTTGACGTCTTTTTGTATTATTATTGTAGTTATGAAACGGTACTTTGCTTTTATTCTCAGTGGTTGCGTGGCTGCTAATGCGACAGCTCTTTCTTTGCAGGATGCGCTGGACATGGCCATGGCTAATAATTCAAAAATTAAGGCAGAAAAGGCTAAAGTGGATATTGCTGAAAGCGGCAAGGACGAAGCTTTTGCCCGTTTCCTTCCAACGGTGAGTCTGTCTGCAGGCATCACTAAAATCGACGATCCCATCAATATCGATCTTGGGCGCATCCAGCAGCCTCTAACTGATATTGCGGGGGCCGCTGCCTACTCGAAGGCTTATCTGGCAACGTACAACGGCGCCTATGCCAAAGCCTACCAGGAAGCCTTGACTCAGGCTAAGAGCGCGGGACTGGATGACAAAACCGCAAAAGCCGCTGTGGATGCCAAGGCCGCTGAAATCTGGAAAGGCGTTGTCAACAGCAAGGACGCTAATGACGCTGCCATGCAGATGGCGGAGAGCAAAGAGAAGGAATCTTCGGATAAAATCAAGAACTCCGATTTCAACATGAAAGTGCAGGACGACTGGTTCTTTAATGCCCGTCTCACTGTTGTGTGGCCGATCTTTACCGGTCTCAAGATTTATTCCGCTTACGATGCCGCCAAGGAAAATGTGAACGCGCGCAAGGCCGAATTCGAAATGGCGCAGAATACGGTCCTCATGGATGTCGCGACCAAGTACTTTACGCTCCGCCTGTGCGAAGAGCTTGTTGTGATGCGCGAATCGACCAAGAGAGACCTTGCGGAACATCTCGAACGCTCCAAGAAGCTTGAAGAAGGTGGCCAGATCAGCAAGACCGAGCGCCTCCGCGCCGAAGTGGCCCTTGCCGAAGCCGAGAACGCTTATGAAGATGCTCTCCGTGACCAGTCCTTGGCCCGCATGGCTCTTGCAAGCCTCTTGCATACGGATACAAGCCTCACGGCGACGACCCCGGTGGAAGCACCTGAAGGGGTTCGACCGATGGAAGAATTCAAGCAGCTGGCTATAGAACATCATCCGGGACTCCGTCAATTGCGCATCGAGCGCAAGCGCAACCAGAATGCCATTAGCGCTGCCCGTGCCGACTATTTCCCGACAATCGCTCTGTTTGGCTACAAGGAACTTTATACTAAGGATTTGACGCTTCTCGAACCGGAATGGGCGGTTGGCGCCAAGTTGCAGTGGGATATTTTCAAGGGTGGCGACACCCGTGCAAAGGTAAGCTCTGCAAAGGCCATGGACCGTTCCTTGGGGAGCCTCGAAGAAGAGACTATTGACAACTTGAAGCTCCTTGTTGAAAAGCGCTGGCGCGAACTGGAACACGCAAAGGGAAGGCTTTCGAGCCTTGTCAAAACGCGTGAGCTTGCAGTTGAAGCTTTGCGTAGCCAGAACAAGGCGTACGAAGCAGGTCTTGCGACTGGTCTAGAAGTGGTGGATGCTGAACTCGCACTTTCCCGCTTGCAGGTCGCTGACATCAAGGCTCATTACGATGCCGTTATTGCTTGGCTTGGACTCCTTGAAGCCGCCGGCGAAGTTTCCACCGCAGGGAATGTCCTTGTGTCCAAGCAGCTTGTTGTTGAAAAACCTGTCGCTGCTTCGACAAGCTCAGCAACCGAGTCCGCGGAATCCGCGACAGACGCTCGTCTTTCTGAGCAGGGCGAAGGATCTAGTGAAGCGTCTGATGCAACTCGTCATCCTGAGCAGGGCGATATACGAGACTTGGGGCTTCAGCCCCTTAGTGGAGTTAGGTTCGAAGGAGCAGGATCCAGTGAAGTCTCGGCTGAACAGAATTTAGAAACGGAGAATAAATAATGAACGCATTAAAGATGATTGGAAAAGTTGTTGTAGTACTTGCCTTGATAGTGCTTGTCATTATGGGCATCTCCCAGCTTCAACAGTTTGCAACGCAGCCGCGAGAACAGTTCTTGCAGGGCCAGATGGAAGCAAGGCGTGTTCTTGTGGCCGGAAAGGTGCCTGGGCGTATTGAACGCTTGTATGTGCACGAAGGCGATGTAGTCTACAAGGACTCCTTGATTGCCGTGATCAGCAGTCCTGAAATTGAGGCCAAGAAAATGCAGGCCCGTGGTGCCCTTGGGGCTGCAAAGGCCCAGGCAAGCAAAGCCCGTAATGGTGCCCGTAGCGAAGATATTGCAGCCCTTAAGGCTATGGCCGATCGCGCACAGGAAGCCGCAACGCTTGCCAAGAACACTTACAACCGTGTGCAGAAGCTTTACAACGAAGGCGTTCTTCCGCTCCAAAAGCGCGATGAAGCCGAAACGCAGATGAAGGCTTCACAGTCCGCAGCTGATGCGGCTCGCGCTCAGTACAACCAGGCTGTTGCTGGTGCCCGCAGCGAAGACAAGGCAGCTGCAAACGCTCTCGTGATGCAGGCCAAGGGTGCCAACGCCGAAGTCGATGCCTACCTTGAAGAAACCAAGATCCGTACGCCGATCACGGGTGAAGTTTCTCTCAAGCTTGCCGAAGAAGGCGAAGTCGTTGGCTCTGGCATGCCGATCATCGCTGTGACGGACTTGAGCGATTCCTGGGCTGTGTTCCACCTTCGCGAAGATTATCTCAAGAATGTCTACAAAGGTAAAAAGTTCAAACTTCATATCCCGGCACTAGACAGGGATGCTGAAATGACCGTAAGCTACATTGCTTCTGTTGGCGACTATGCGACATGGCGTAGCTCTAAGGAAAGCTCTGGCTTCGATCTTAAGACTTTCGAAGTTCGCATGCGCCCGGTAGAAAAAGTTCCTAATCTCCGTCCGGGCATGAGCGTCCTGTTCCCTGTCGAAGCGTTCAAGTAATACTCGGATAGAGGTTTGTTGTCGTGCTGAAAGGTCTTTTAAGGACAATCGGGAAAGTTTACTTTGGCCACAAAATTGTTTTGTGGATGATTCTTACTGTGCTCCCCGTAGGCGTCTCCGTTTTTATGCTGGAGATGTTCTCGTCCGAAATTGTACAGCATGTACCGATAGGTGTGCTAAAGCAAGATAAAAGCTTACTTGCGGATCGTCTTGAAAGGGCGCTTGAAGCTAGCCCTGTACTTGACATAAAAATGAATTGCCATGACATGAATGAGTGCGAACATGCTGTCATACGTGGCGATTTGCAGACTTTTATCATAATCCCGACCGAACTTGAACGTCGTGCTTTGCGCCTTGAAGCTCCTGTAATTCCGGTTTATTCTAGTGGCCAGAACTACCTTACGAACATGTTTGCTACAAAGGAAATTCGAGCGGTCATTACGGATGTGGGTGCAAAACTTTATACAGCATCTTTTGAAGATCCGATTAAGACCGAAATTCATTCTGTAGGGAACATCGAAGGCAATTATCAGGGATTCTTGGCACTTGGGCTTGTTTCTGCAATGTTTCACCTGGCCGCGATGCTTGTGGCCGTTTATGTGGGGTCGTTCCCGCTTCGCGATCGCCGCGTAAGAGAGCTTTATCACAGTGCGGAAGAATCTTGGGTGACTCTGGGGACGGCCCTGTTTATTCCGATGATTGTAATACTTTGGCTTGAATACATGGGCTGCTATGCTTATACGCACCGTATGCTTATGCCGATGGGCTTTAATGAATTTGTCCTGGTTTCTGTAGCCCAGCTTTTGATGGTGGTTTGCTGTGTCGGTGCCGGCATGACATTTGTGGGTGTGACTGGCGTGATGCGTATTGCAACAGGTGTTGCCGGCGTGATCGGCGGCCCTGCCTTTGCTTTTGCCGGTCAGACGTTCCCCGTGATGGCGATGCCGTTTGCCGTGCGTTGCTTTGCGTTTGTGCTCCCGCTGACGCATGTGCTTCGTGTGCAGTCCATGATGCTTCTTGGGGATGTCGGCATGGCTGAATCCTGGGAAGTAATTAAGCTTATGGGAGGGATGGCGATATTTTGGGCGCTTCTTGGATGCTTCACGATTTCATATCGCTGGAAATACCGATTGGAGCATGCTTCTATGTTGCCCGTGATTGTTGATGAAACTCCCATTGACGTTGAACGTGCTTTACAGGAAGCTCGTAAGCAGTATCAGGAGGCGAAAAAATGATTAGTCGTCTTTTGAAAGTGACATTGACTGAATGGAAGCTGTTTGTAACGGATCCAGCTGCGGTGCTGTTGCTTGTGGTTGCGGGAATCCTTTATGCTTTCTACTATCCGACCGCGTATGTGAACCAGACTGTTTCCCGTGTGCCTGTTGCCATTGTGGACTTGGATCATTCTGCAAAGTCCCGTGAACTTACAAGAATGGCCTCGGCAACGCAGCAGGTCGAAGTTAAGGCTGTCTATAATGACATTCTTGAAGCTGAAACAGCGATGGCTCGTGAAGATGTTTTCGGGTTTATGGTCATTCCCGAGAATATGGAAAAGGATTTGTTGAAAAAGAAGCCGACGACCATAAACATCTTTACGCATGGCGCCTATGTGATGTTGCATGGAACTATTGGAACGGCTTTTTCAACATGCGCTTTGACAGTTGGTGCTGTAAGCAAGGTCAAGGCAATTGCGCTCAGTAAGCACGTGCCTTCGGCGAAGGCTATGGCCATGCGCGACCCAATTCCGATATCGGTCCAGACGTTGTTTAATAATACAGGTAGCTATTCTAATTACGTTGTTCCGAGCGTACTTGTGATCATTTTGCAGCAGTCCCTGATTATCGGTATTTGCATTATGGGTGGCGCCCGTGGGCATCGCAGATTCCGCAAGAACAACCGTTACTCGGCTGTAGAAAATGAGAGCATGCCTTATCGCTACTTAGGGCGTTCTCTTGCGTATTTCTTGCATTATTGCTGCTTCATTTTGTTCTATCATTGCTTTATTTACAATCTTTTTGATTTCCCGCGTCGTGGAGAACTTTTGCCGATGACCGTATTTGCAGTCGTATTCCTTGCGTCGGTTATCAACTTTGGCATGTGCCTCTCGCAGGTCTTTTTGCATCGTGAATCAAGCATGCAGCTGTTTCTCAATCTTTCGATTCCGATACTTTTCCTTGCGAACTTCAGCTGGCCGAGTTATTTGATGCCTGGCTGGATGGTGTGGCTTTCGTATGTCCTCCCGAGTACGTTTGCTGTGCCGGCGTGGCTCTCGATTGAACAGATGGGTGGCGACATTTACGATGTAGCGCCAAAGCTATACTTGCTTGCTCTTCAGGCTGTTATTTACCTAGTGCTTGGAATGATTCTCACGCATTTCCGTGACCGGACTCATTTTAAGACTGGTGATATGTAAAAATCGGCGATAACAAGCATGAAAAGAGTGACGAAGTCACAGACGCTTTCGTCATTCTTTTTGTAAATTGAATAATGAAAAATGAGGCCAATGGTCATTAGTCCATAGTCATTAGAATTAATGATTTATAACCAATAACTATTGACCAGTAACTAATTACTAATAACCACTGACTAACAACTAATAACTATTATGATGTTCGATCCTTTATACATGATGATTCTCGTGGTGACGCTCGTGCTTTCGGGCGCCGTTTCCCTGTTGGTCAAGACGCGTTTTGCCGCTGGCCAAAAAGTTGCGATTTCTAGCGGCCTCACCGGTGCCGATGTCGCCAAGGCGATCCTTATGGAAGCGGGCATTACCGATGTGAAAATCCTTAAGCACCAGGGGTTCCTTTCGGACCATTACAATCCGCTGAACAAGACGCTCAACTTGTCACCCGAAGTCTATTCTGGCCGTAATGCGAGTGCCGCAGGCGTTGCCGCTCACGAAGTCGGTCACGCCATCCAGCATGCTGAAGGCTATTTCCCGCTGTGGTTGCGTTCTGCCATTGTGCCTGCCGCAAATATCGGTTCTAATCTTGGACCGTGGCTTGTGATTATCGGCATTATGCTGATGGGCATGGGCAAGGCTCTTGGACACTCTCTCGCGGTTGTTGGCGTAGTGCTCTTTGCACTTGCGACGCTCTTTACGCTTGTGACCGTGCCTGTAGAATTTGACGCTTCTGCCCGTGCCAAGAAGGCTCTTGCACGCATGGAAGTTGTAGCCGCAGGTCGCGAATACAATACCGTCTCGGGTGTGCTTTTTGCCGCAGGCCTTACGTATGTCGCGGCTGCAATTTCTTCTATTTTGCAGTTGCTCTACTGGGCGTACCGCGCGGGGCTTCTCGGCGGCCGCAACGACGATTAACGGTCAATTTGTCATTCCGGACTCTAATCTCTTTGACTACTTGCTGTTTTGCTGCTTAGTAGTCATGATCCGCGAATGGGGACAGAATCTCCTTTAAGCCTCGCTTCGGTGGGGCTTTTTTTCTTTTTTGCCGAAAAAGTGATATCTTTATAAAGAGAGGACTTTTTTCTGGGGAGCAATAAAGTATGACTGAAGAAGTTGAAAAAATCAATTTGGATGATTATGTCGCGACGGGGGAGGGGGCAACGGCAATTTCGTACACGCACAAGACTCGCGATACGATTGCGAAACTTTACCATCCCGGATTCGAAGCGGACCGTGCTAAAGCGGATTTCTTGACGTCATGTACTGTTTTTGAATTGGGTATTCCTACTCCAAAGCCAATCCGCTTGGTGACGGATGGTGAACGTTATGGTGCTGAATATGAGCTTATCAGGAATAAACGTTCGTTTTCGAGAATCATTTCACAGGAACCAGAGCGGCTACAGGAACTTTCTTTGACGTTTGCCGAGATGGCGAGGAAACTGCATTCGACGAAAGCGGATACGACGAAGCTTGTGTCTGCAAAGGAAAAATTCCGTCGCTTTTATCTTGAAAAGGATTTGGTTCCTGACTTCTACAAACAAAAGGCTCTGGAGTTTATCGAAAAAGTTCCCGATACACCAAATTGCGTTCATGGAGACTTGCAAATCAGCAATGTCATTACCGATGGAAAACGTACGCTTTGGATTGATATGGGCGATTTCTGCTATGGTGAACCAGGCTGGGATTTGGGAATGCTATGGAGCATGACGAATAAAATGGATGAGCAAAAGGCGGATCTTGTTTTTCATATGAAGCAAGAAGAGCTTAAGGCTCATTGGAATATATTCTTCCCTGCTTATTTGGGAACGACTGATCCGCAGAAAATATCCGAAGCCACGAAACGGATTTTGCCGTTCGCCGCCGTCAAGATTCCCTATATGTATGACATAGCAAAACATTTCCGGTTGCCGGATAAAGCATTTCCGTATCTTGCGAAATTGTTTGGATAAAGTTATGTCTTTTTGCATATAATTTGTATCAAAATGCGCAACTAGTTAACAATAGTTTCTATTTTATATAAATAGAACGGAGTTGCGCAATGGGATTCGAATTTGGTGTGCTGAAACGGGAAGAGCTAAAAGAGGCTGTGGAACTTTCTTTTAGAGCCTATGAATACTATGAGTACTTTTTAAATTTTTTCCCAGATCTGGAAATGAGGCGCAAGGTGATACGTTCTGTTCTGTACGGAACGTGGCAAACGATTTTGCAAAAGTCCCATTTCTTGATCGCTAAAGTCGATGGGAAAGTTGTGGGCTTGGCCGTGCTTGAAGATCCGTGCTACAGGAGACCATCGGATTTGCAGTTCCTGCTTCATGGCTGGTGGAAAGTCTTTTTTAACGCTGGAATAAAGCGCGTAAAAAACTGGATTGATATGGATGAATCTGCCGGGAAACCTTGTCACGATTATCAGCACAGTGGCGAAAATATTTGGTATTGTAGTTCACTGACGGTGGACCCGCCATTTCAGGGCAAGGGCGTTGGTACACATCTTGTTGCTTTTATGGAAGAATACATTCGTGAACACGGAGGTAAGCAGCTGACGTTGTTCACAAATTCAGAGAAAAATCTTGCGTTTTATAAGAATCGCAAATTTGAAGTTTTTGATGAATGCGACATCGCAGTCCGAGATGGATTGAAAATGAGAAGCTGGAGCGTGAAGAAAACGCTTTAGTCTGTCATGAAAAATTAATCTTTACCGGCTCCGTAGACAACGGGGCCTTCATCGTCATCATCATCGTCGCCGTGCTCGGCGAGGTAAGCCTGGTATTCTTCGTCTGTCATTCCGCCTTCTTCATCTTCGGGCATGAAGGATTTGCGCTCGGACTTTTTCGCAGGCTTGTTTTCTGTTTGCTTTTCCAGATTCGCCGGAGATGTTGCGGGCTTTTCGGGAACTGCCGCGGACTTTGATTCTTCTTTGCGGCTGGCGCGGGCGCTGCGGTTCAGGTAGGCGATGTATTCCTCGTCCGTCATTTCGTTGCCGAAACTGTAAGAGGAATAACGGTCTTCTTCTGGTTCGGGCGAACCGTAAGAGGACGTGCTGCGAGAATCTGCGTAAGTTGGCTGAATGTTGTTTGAATGCGCCGAGACTGATGCGGATTGTTTGTCGCTAGACTGTGCGGATGTTGCGGCGGATTGTGTGTCGTTTGACTGCGCGGAACTTGCGTTGTTGTAGAAAGCCTGGGCCTTCTGCATAAAGGCGGCAAACTCCTCGTCGCTCATCTGCTGGACGGATTGCTCGTTCAGTTCCTGGATGTCGTTGATTGAACTGTCTTCCTTGACGTTTGTGCTGCAGGAATCGCCGTAAATTGTATTGCTTGAAATGCTTGCGCTATTGGAATTGTCCGCGATTTCTTCGGTCTCGTCTACAGGCTCAAATGTGTGGGCGCGTTCTTCTGAATCGTCATCATCGTTAGCGCCGAATTCAGGGATCGAACTCTTGCTAAGCACAGGGGCTTCGTCTTCGAAGCTTGACGATTCAAATGTCGGAATGTCAGCGCTTTCCAAAATTGCGGACTGCGTGGAATCTTGGTTCGAAGTTGCGGCATCTTCGCTAGTGGATGCTTCTGCGGACTGCGCGGGAACTTGGATTGTTGACTGCGCTGCTTCAGTTGTGGATGGCACGGATTCTTGATTCGGTGCAGTTTCTGCACTTTCTGGAGTTGTGGGCTGCTGTGCATCCCCAACGGGTGCGCTTGCAGCCTGCTGCGCACCTTCGGCGGCGTCAGCTTCCGCAATCATGTCGGCAAACGGATTGTCCTGCACTTCGGAAATATCTTCGCGACCTTCCAACATCGCGTTGAGGTCTTCTTCGGTGACGTTCCTGCCGCGTTCCGTCCAAAGCACGGCTTCGCGCATCGTAGCGGCAAGGTCGCCCACGCTCTTTTCCTTGGAACGCGCGATTGCCTGGCTGCGGATTGTTTCCACAAGCCCCGCCTTGACTTCGGGATCCTTGCTGAAGAACACAGTCTCGTGCGCCATTTCATCGGCGTACTCGGGGTTGTTCTTCTTGCGGTAAATCCAGATTGGTCCGAAAAGTTCACTCTGACGGAAAACGATATCGTCCGTCTTGATCATTTCAAGCATAGCCATGAACGTCACCGCCGCGACAATCGGGTGCGAATCGTTGTCGAGCAAGTCTTCAAAAAGCGCACGTCCATGCACGTTCAAAAAGTTGTTGATCGCCTGCTGACGGTCCTGAATCGTCACGTAGTCCAATTCAATGTGGTGGATCGTCTCGGAAATCTTTGTCTTTAAGCTCTTTTGGTAAGCGCGGAAAAGCTGCCAGATGTTCGCGTCGGCAAGCGTGTCGTCATCGCTCTGTGTCTTTTCGAGGCGCCCACGGGAATACGTTCCGAAGTTCTTCGCTTCCATTTCCTGGAGACCGCTTGCCACCTGCTTGAAACGCTGGTATTCCAACATTTCTTTCATGAGTTTTTCGCGGTCTTCGTTGTATTCCTCTTCCATCTCCGGATCGCGTTCTTCGGCCGGGAGCAGTTCCTGCACCTTGAGCGCCATCAGGCGGCTTGCCATAAACAAGAAGTCGCCCGCCTTGGAAAGGTCTGTTTCGGAATACTCGTTCA
The genomic region above belongs to Fibrobacter sp. UWB4 and contains:
- a CDS encoding TIGR02172 family protein; its protein translation is MTEEVEKINLDDYVATGEGATAISYTHKTRDTIAKLYHPGFEADRAKADFLTSCTVFELGIPTPKPIRLVTDGERYGAEYELIRNKRSFSRIISQEPERLQELSLTFAEMARKLHSTKADTTKLVSAKEKFRRFYLEKDLVPDFYKQKALEFIEKVPDTPNCVHGDLQISNVITDGKRTLWIDMGDFCYGEPGWDLGMLWSMTNKMDEQKADLVFHMKQEELKAHWNIFFPAYLGTTDPQKISEATKRILPFAAVKIPYMYDIAKHFRLPDKAFPYLAKLFG
- a CDS encoding zinc metallopeptidase produces the protein MMFDPLYMMILVVTLVLSGAVSLLVKTRFAAGQKVAISSGLTGADVAKAILMEAGITDVKILKHQGFLSDHYNPLNKTLNLSPEVYSGRNASAAGVAAHEVGHAIQHAEGYFPLWLRSAIVPAANIGSNLGPWLVIIGIMLMGMGKALGHSLAVVGVVLFALATLFTLVTVPVEFDASARAKKALARMEVVAAGREYNTVSGVLFAAGLTYVAAAISSILQLLYWAYRAGLLGGRNDD
- a CDS encoding segregation/condensation protein A produces the protein MVDSEVLEQDDYEVKIGSFNGPMDLLVYLVQKKEMTLDQIPIAEIADDFLKWVNEYSETDLSKAGDFLFMASRLMALKVQELLPAEERDPEMEEEYNEDREKLMKEMLEYQRFKQVASGLQEMEAKNFGTYSRGRLEKTQSDDDTLADANIWQLFRAYQKSLKTKISETIHHIELDYVTIQDRQQAINNFLNVHGRALFEDLLDNDSHPIVAAVTFMAMLEMIKTDDIVFRQSELFGPIWIYRKKNNPEYADEMAHETVFFSKDPEVKAGLVETIRSQAIARSKEKSVGDLAATMREAVLWTERGRNVTEEDLNAMLEGREDISEVQDNPFADMIAEADAAEGAQQAASAPVGDAQQPTTPESAETAPNQESVPSTTEAAQSTIQVPAQSAEASTSEDAATSNQDSTQSAILESADIPTFESSSFEDEAPVLSKSSIPEFGANDDDDSEERAHTFEPVDETEEIADNSNSASISSNTIYGDSCSTNVKEDSSINDIQELNEQSVQQMSDEEFAAFMQKAQAFYNNASSAQSNDTQSAATSAQSSDKQSASVSAHSNNIQPTYADSRSTSSYGSPEPEEDRYSSYSFGNEMTDEEYIAYLNRSARASRKEESKSAAVPEKPATSPANLEKQTENKPAKKSERKSFMPEDEEGGMTDEEYQAYLAEHGDDDDDDEGPVVYGAGKD
- a CDS encoding GNAT family N-acetyltransferase, which produces MGFEFGVLKREELKEAVELSFRAYEYYEYFLNFFPDLEMRRKVIRSVLYGTWQTILQKSHFLIAKVDGKVVGLAVLEDPCYRRPSDLQFLLHGWWKVFFNAGIKRVKNWIDMDESAGKPCHDYQHSGENIWYCSSLTVDPPFQGKGVGTHLVAFMEEYIREHGGKQLTLFTNSEKNLAFYKNRKFEVFDECDIAVRDGLKMRSWSVKKTL